In one Sphingobium indicum B90A genomic region, the following are encoded:
- a CDS encoding 4-carboxy-4-hydroxy-2-oxoadipate aldolase/oxaloacetate decarboxylase, which translates to MTEQLIFDAEMLARARALGAATLHEAAGRIGALPSAIKPVAPDMRVAGPAYTVVVPMLDNLWIHRALYRTEPGDVLVVSTSGGIEGGYWGDILNEAAMARGLAGLVIDGGVRDTARLAEMGFPVFSNGICIRGTIKGFDVPPRLQQPIAIGQVVIAAGDLIVGDRDGVVAIPAAEAANAVARGQARELDEAAKIARIRAGERTLDIYGFDEK; encoded by the coding sequence ATGACCGAACAGCTGATATTCGACGCGGAAATGCTGGCGCGCGCGCGCGCGCTGGGCGCCGCCACACTGCATGAGGCGGCCGGACGCATCGGGGCCCTGCCGTCCGCGATCAAGCCCGTCGCGCCGGACATGCGAGTGGCCGGGCCCGCCTATACGGTAGTGGTGCCGATGCTCGACAATCTGTGGATTCACCGCGCGCTCTATCGCACCGAGCCGGGCGACGTCCTGGTGGTCTCGACCAGCGGCGGGATCGAGGGCGGCTATTGGGGCGACATATTGAACGAGGCGGCGATGGCGCGGGGCCTGGCGGGGCTGGTGATCGACGGCGGCGTACGCGACACCGCCCGCCTCGCCGAAATGGGCTTCCCGGTCTTCTCGAACGGCATATGCATCCGAGGCACGATCAAGGGTTTCGATGTGCCGCCCCGGCTCCAGCAGCCGATCGCCATCGGGCAGGTGGTGATCGCGGCCGGCGATCTGATCGTCGGGGACCGCGACGGCGTGGTCGCCATCCCCGCCGCTGAGGCGGCCAACGCCGTCGCGCGCGGCCAAGCGCGGGAACTCGACGAGGCCGCGAAGATTGCGCGCATCCGTGCCGGAGAGAGGACGCTCGACATCTACGGCTTCGACGAGAAGTGA
- a CDS encoding TonB-dependent receptor, translating into MSTSSLVPLAATGSLALVTAAQAQGAPAQGAPAQAAAQPTASDIVVTGTRISGFTAPTPVTAISQAQLQEKAVHTVSELLQDIPQLRINQNVGKSSEPVGASTADLRGLGPQRTLVLLDGRRLPLTDPAGTIDTNVIPTALISNVEIVTGGASAAYGSDAVAGVVNFTLERNLEGFRGDLSYAQTKYDDFHRPAVSLAYGHGFMDDRLHVEAAFDYLRNSGQTSQASRPWGSHRTALLTNPNYTATNGQPRLIIADNSTFSQMTPGGVLGRTSGLALARLLGFPTGTGVQFGPNGQPVPFNYGTNVGGTYMTGGDGGSFEDGGNLLPILKRYTGYGRIDFDLTQDIKLFGDYLQSRTETRSDLTANYDNGTLTINADNAYLPAALRSAMAAANMRSFALGRQQLEDGTAFFSTRTTMRRGVIGVEGKVGGWSWDVSGQIGSTHYRQDSTNNRIQTRFFNAVDAVINPATGQPVCRVTLQNPGSSNPDISGCVPVNLFGAGAINQAAQAYYLGNSWQSSVQREKVFYLNLKGSPFTTWAGDVSLAAGAEYRTEQTVLTSDPDSAAARWRSINAQPFSGKYNVKEVYGEVVVPLARDMAFAKNLELNGAVRYTDYSTSGGVATWKVGLNYAPVSDIRFRGTISRDIRAPNNYELFSRGNQVISQLVDRPSNVSGQVLQVTSGNPDLKPEKADTRAIGAVFQPGWLPGFRMSVDYYSIKIKDAISTVSGQNIVDFCFNGQTVYCASVVRDASGRLTRVNVVPFNAQSQKTSGIDFEAMYRFPLRTFGEGTMTFRVLANYVAELKTIANGVTNDYVGLAGVSPPPLGVPQWRFNAEARYQIGRAKLGVTYSFIDGGKYDTRFNVTTLDLDNNNIPSRGYVDLDASYKLTENFDIYGRIDNLFNVAPPIAPNAIVQPQIANSPFYDTRGMFWTLGVRARF; encoded by the coding sequence TTGAGCACGTCCAGTCTGGTGCCGCTGGCGGCCACCGGGAGTTTGGCGCTGGTGACGGCCGCCCAGGCCCAGGGTGCTCCAGCCCAGGGCGCTCCGGCGCAGGCCGCGGCTCAGCCCACCGCGAGCGATATTGTCGTCACCGGCACGCGCATCTCCGGCTTCACCGCCCCGACGCCCGTCACCGCCATCAGCCAGGCGCAGTTGCAGGAGAAGGCGGTGCACACCGTCTCCGAACTGTTGCAGGATATCCCCCAACTGCGCATCAACCAGAATGTCGGCAAGTCGAGCGAGCCGGTCGGCGCGAGCACCGCCGATCTGCGCGGCCTCGGCCCGCAGCGCACGCTCGTGCTGCTCGACGGCCGCCGCCTGCCGCTGACCGATCCCGCGGGCACGATCGACACCAATGTCATCCCCACCGCGCTGATCAGCAATGTCGAGATCGTCACCGGCGGCGCGTCGGCGGCCTATGGTTCGGACGCGGTGGCCGGCGTCGTCAACTTCACGCTGGAGAGGAACCTGGAGGGGTTCCGCGGCGACCTGTCCTATGCGCAGACCAAATATGACGACTTCCATCGGCCGGCGGTGTCGCTCGCCTATGGCCATGGCTTCATGGACGACCGGCTGCATGTGGAAGCCGCCTTCGACTATCTACGCAATTCGGGCCAGACCAGCCAGGCGTCGCGGCCCTGGGGTTCGCATCGCACGGCGTTGCTGACCAACCCGAACTACACGGCCACCAATGGCCAGCCGCGCCTGATCATCGCCGATAATTCCACCTTTTCGCAGATGACGCCGGGGGGCGTGCTCGGCCGTACGTCGGGGCTCGCGCTCGCCAGGCTGCTCGGTTTCCCCACCGGCACCGGCGTGCAATTCGGTCCGAACGGCCAACCCGTTCCTTTCAACTACGGCACGAACGTCGGCGGCACCTACATGACCGGCGGCGACGGCGGCAGCTTCGAGGATGGGGGCAATCTGCTGCCGATCCTGAAACGCTATACCGGCTATGGCCGGATCGATTTCGACTTGACGCAGGACATCAAGCTGTTCGGCGACTATCTCCAATCCCGCACCGAGACCCGGAGCGATCTCACCGCCAATTATGACAATGGCACGCTGACCATCAACGCGGACAACGCCTATCTCCCTGCTGCCCTGAGGTCGGCGATGGCCGCTGCCAATATGAGGAGCTTCGCCCTTGGCCGCCAGCAGCTTGAGGATGGCACGGCTTTCTTTTCCACGCGCACGACGATGCGGCGCGGCGTGATCGGCGTCGAGGGCAAGGTTGGCGGCTGGAGCTGGGATGTTTCCGGCCAGATCGGCAGCACCCATTACCGGCAGGACAGCACCAACAACCGCATCCAGACGCGCTTCTTCAACGCGGTCGACGCGGTCATCAATCCCGCCACCGGCCAGCCCGTCTGCCGCGTGACGCTGCAGAATCCGGGGAGCAGCAATCCCGACATCAGCGGGTGCGTGCCGGTCAACCTGTTCGGCGCGGGAGCGATCAACCAGGCGGCGCAGGCCTATTATCTCGGGAACAGCTGGCAATCCTCCGTGCAGCGCGAGAAGGTGTTCTACCTGAACCTGAAAGGTTCGCCCTTCACGACCTGGGCCGGCGATGTCTCACTGGCGGCGGGCGCGGAATATCGCACCGAGCAGACCGTGCTCACCTCCGACCCCGACTCCGCCGCGGCGCGCTGGCGCTCGATCAACGCCCAGCCCTTTTCGGGCAAGTATAATGTCAAGGAAGTCTATGGCGAGGTGGTCGTGCCGCTGGCGCGCGACATGGCCTTCGCCAAGAATCTGGAGTTGAACGGAGCGGTGCGCTACACGGATTATTCCACCAGCGGCGGCGTGGCGACGTGGAAGGTCGGTCTGAATTACGCGCCGGTCAGCGATATCCGGTTCCGCGGCACGATCTCCCGCGATATCCGCGCGCCCAATAATTATGAACTGTTCTCCCGCGGCAATCAGGTGATCAGCCAACTCGTCGACCGGCCCAGCAATGTCTCCGGACAGGTGCTGCAGGTGACGAGCGGCAATCCCGACCTGAAGCCGGAGAAGGCGGACACGCGCGCCATCGGCGCCGTGTTCCAGCCGGGCTGGCTGCCGGGCTTCCGCATGTCGGTCGATTATTATTCGATCAAGATCAAGGACGCGATCTCCACCGTGTCCGGCCAGAACATCGTCGATTTCTGCTTCAACGGCCAGACCGTCTATTGCGCCAGCGTCGTGCGGGATGCATCGGGCAGGCTTACGCGGGTGAACGTCGTGCCGTTCAATGCGCAGTCGCAGAAGACATCGGGCATCGATTTCGAGGCGATGTACCGTTTCCCGCTCAGAACCTTCGGCGAGGGCACGATGACCTTCCGCGTGCTGGCCAATTATGTGGCCGAACTGAAGACGATCGCCAATGGCGTGACCAATGACTATGTGGGCCTCGCGGGTGTCTCGCCGCCGCCGCTCGGCGTCCCCCAGTGGCGCTTCAACGCGGAGGCACGGTACCAGATCGGGCGCGCCAAGCTGGGCGTGACCTACAGTTTCATCGACGGCGGCAAATATGACACCCGCTTCAACGTCACCACGCTCGACCTCGACAACAACAATATTCCCAGCCGCGGTTATGTCGACCTCGACGCGAGCTACAAGCTGACCGAGAATTTCGACATCTATGGGCGGATCGACAATCTGTTCAATGTCGCGCCGCCGATCGCGCCGAACGCCATCGTCCAGCCGCAGATCGCGAACTCGCCCTTCTACGATACGCGCGGCATGTTCTGGACATTGGGGGTCCGTGCGCGGTTCTGA
- a CDS encoding EthD domain-containing protein gives MSELPANRRPGAVIGRRELLAAGVAALTVPAVARAQYTRMPPGIAKSLTLLIRKPGATHEEFMRYWLGVHAPMALKIPGMRGMVCNEVLGPSRGRNDIPGGTPILIDGVAESWKLESNSPSNPDAPREARAWYSDGPLFVGEIQGYRVTENVMVPVKRGGKGLFSLLQRKPGTTHAAFVDHWLRVHGAMASKVPEVAGLILNEVVAPARRSDIPPFSHALGEVDGIAQSWHKDQSYRGVTSPEAKAWYADGAASIGFARGYYTQEHVVIDPHP, from the coding sequence ATGTCGGAGCTACCCGCGAACAGGCGTCCCGGTGCCGTGATCGGGCGGCGCGAACTGCTTGCGGCGGGGGTCGCGGCGCTGACCGTGCCGGCGGTGGCGCGCGCGCAATATACGCGCATGCCGCCCGGCATCGCCAAGTCCCTGACCCTGCTGATCCGCAAGCCGGGCGCCACGCATGAGGAGTTCATGCGCTATTGGCTGGGGGTGCACGCGCCGATGGCGCTCAAGATTCCGGGCATGCGGGGCATGGTCTGCAACGAGGTGCTGGGCCCCAGCCGGGGGCGGAACGACATACCCGGCGGCACGCCGATCCTGATCGACGGGGTCGCGGAGTCCTGGAAGCTGGAGAGCAACTCGCCAAGCAATCCCGACGCCCCGCGGGAGGCGCGCGCCTGGTATAGCGACGGGCCGTTGTTCGTCGGCGAGATCCAGGGCTATCGCGTCACCGAAAATGTGATGGTGCCGGTGAAGCGGGGCGGCAAGGGGCTGTTCTCGCTGCTCCAGCGCAAGCCGGGCACGACCCACGCAGCTTTTGTCGACCACTGGCTCCGCGTGCATGGCGCGATGGCGAGCAAGGTGCCGGAAGTCGCCGGCCTGATCCTGAACGAGGTCGTGGCGCCGGCCAGGCGGAGCGACATCCCGCCCTTCAGCCACGCGCTTGGCGAGGTGGATGGCATCGCCCAGTCCTGGCACAAGGATCAGAGCTACCGGGGCGTAACCTCGCCCGAGGCCAAGGCCTGGTACGCCGACGGCGCCGCGAGCATAGGGTTCGCGCGTGGCTATTACACCCAGGAGCATGTGGTCATCGATCCACATCCGTAA
- a CDS encoding SMP-30/gluconolactonase/LRE family protein: MRRARWMGLAVAAGLLGAAAPPSPPPPPEIAIPQPRVFPESITATRDGTLIVGSAGNGTIWRARPGDKAATIFIAPDSSGLVSVLGVFADDRHGLLYVCSNGRRSDPTEARDRAAAIRLFDLKSGAPVRNIPTPGASRSLCNDFAVAPDGTAYVAETLRGSIIRVRGDKADVWIADPRLAGADGIAFDDDGQLYVTSVTSGRMFRTGTNADGSARPLVELIPPRKLDRPDGLRHIGRGRFLLAEAGDQGGITLMTVKGDTVTLSPLPGGRTGTTSAVALGKTSWAVAGKLRYRTDPALAGQDPGPFAIYGTPIRAGR; encoded by the coding sequence ATGCGACGGGCGCGATGGATGGGGCTGGCGGTGGCGGCGGGGCTGCTTGGGGCGGCGGCCCCGCCCTCACCCCCGCCTCCGCCCGAAATCGCAATCCCCCAGCCGCGCGTCTTCCCCGAAAGCATCACCGCGACGCGCGACGGCACGCTGATCGTCGGCAGCGCGGGCAATGGGACGATCTGGCGCGCCCGGCCCGGTGACAAGGCCGCCACCATTTTCATCGCGCCGGACAGCAGTGGACTCGTGTCGGTGCTGGGCGTGTTCGCGGACGACAGGCATGGCCTGCTCTATGTCTGCTCCAACGGCCGACGCAGCGACCCGACCGAGGCGCGCGACCGCGCCGCGGCGATCCGCCTGTTCGACCTCAAGAGCGGCGCGCCGGTCAGGAATATTCCCACCCCTGGCGCCTCCCGGTCGCTGTGCAACGACTTCGCGGTCGCGCCCGACGGCACCGCCTATGTCGCCGAGACGCTGCGCGGCTCGATCATCCGCGTGCGCGGGGACAAGGCCGACGTCTGGATCGCCGATCCGCGCCTGGCGGGCGCCGACGGCATCGCCTTCGACGACGACGGCCAGCTCTACGTGACCAGCGTCACGTCCGGCCGCATGTTCCGCACCGGCACGAACGCCGATGGGAGCGCGCGTCCGCTGGTCGAACTCATCCCGCCCCGCAAGCTCGACCGTCCGGACGGCCTGCGCCATATCGGCCGCGGCCGCTTCCTGCTCGCCGAGGCGGGCGACCAGGGCGGGATCACGCTCATGACCGTCAAGGGCGACACGGTGACCCTCTCCCCGCTCCCCGGCGGCCGCACCGGCACGACCTCGGCGGTGGCGCTGGGGAAGACCTCCTGGGCGGTCGCGGGCAAGCTCCGCTATCGCACCGATCCAGCGCTGGCTGGACAGGATCCCGGTCCCTTCGCCATCTACGGCACGCCTATCCGAGCAGGACGATGA
- a CDS encoding DUF4286 family protein, with translation MSLGLVFVMGAPDAGADGLSLPQDALAPMPWVGRTMSSRAGEPGRPRHMLLADSAAKTDLAGAAGAWRWSGIQILPGDEPAPRNAGGLLVNWMNIDGAHEEEFNDWYDTEHVPRFRAVDGVLAARRFRASTSQPSYAAFYHLRDLDVVTGAQWREAATTPWSARILTFRHDNLRMGFTPA, from the coding sequence TTGAGCCTCGGTCTCGTCTTCGTGATGGGTGCGCCCGACGCGGGGGCGGACGGCCTGTCCCTTCCCCAAGACGCGCTGGCGCCGATGCCATGGGTCGGCCGGACCATGTCCAGCCGGGCGGGGGAGCCGGGCCGACCGCGCCACATGCTGCTGGCCGACAGCGCGGCGAAGACGGACCTCGCCGGGGCGGCGGGCGCATGGCGCTGGTCGGGCATCCAGATCCTGCCCGGCGACGAGCCGGCGCCCAGGAACGCGGGCGGCCTGCTCGTGAACTGGATGAACATCGACGGCGCGCACGAGGAGGAGTTCAACGACTGGTACGATACCGAGCATGTGCCGCGCTTCAGGGCGGTGGACGGCGTGCTCGCCGCGCGGCGCTTCCGCGCTTCGACAAGCCAGCCGAGCTACGCGGCCTTTTATCACCTGCGCGACCTGGACGTGGTGACCGGCGCCCAGTGGCGCGAGGCCGCGACGACACCATGGAGCGCGCGGATATTGACTTTCCGCCATGACAATCTGCGGATGGGTTTCACCCCCGCCTGA
- a CDS encoding DODA-type extradiol aromatic ring-opening family dioxygenase, whose amino-acid sequence MLNMRDGDWARFEERDIPGKFLDKEGRPATYAMLLERADKALRDHITPALLDERMRAAKRGVERIRAAIVASGIDTLIVIGDDQAELYTNDNLPSILIYYGETIRNNPRHKGNPNPLEWWQNARGGYYVDEGETDFPVDAGLARHMIARLVDDEFDISTANRLRDGEGEGHAFGFVHRQLMDEANPLPIVPLALNTYYAPNQPTPRRCYALGQAIRRAVESYPEDIKVGVIASGGLSHFVVDEELDRGLIEAIRTKDVAALTSMDRAKLNSGSSEIRNWIATAGACEHLDLAWSEYLPCYRTEAGTGTGVCFAEWH is encoded by the coding sequence ATGCTCAACATGCGCGACGGCGATTGGGCGCGGTTCGAGGAGCGCGACATTCCGGGCAAGTTCCTCGACAAGGAAGGGCGTCCGGCGACCTATGCCATGCTGCTGGAACGCGCGGACAAGGCGCTGCGCGACCATATCACGCCCGCGCTGCTCGACGAGCGCATGCGCGCCGCCAAGCGGGGGGTCGAGCGGATCAGGGCGGCGATCGTCGCCTCCGGCATCGACACGCTGATCGTCATCGGCGACGACCAGGCCGAGCTTTACACCAACGACAATCTGCCGAGCATCCTCATCTATTATGGCGAGACGATCCGCAACAACCCGCGCCACAAGGGCAATCCCAACCCGCTCGAATGGTGGCAGAACGCGCGCGGCGGCTATTATGTGGACGAGGGCGAGACCGACTTCCCGGTCGACGCCGGGCTTGCGCGCCACATGATCGCCCGGCTGGTCGATGATGAATTCGACATCTCCACCGCCAACCGGCTGCGCGACGGCGAGGGCGAGGGCCATGCCTTCGGCTTCGTCCACCGCCAGTTGATGGACGAGGCCAACCCGCTGCCGATCGTGCCGCTGGCGCTCAACACCTATTATGCGCCCAACCAGCCGACGCCGCGCCGTTGCTATGCGCTCGGCCAGGCGATACGCCGGGCGGTCGAGAGCTATCCGGAGGACATCAAGGTCGGCGTCATCGCCTCGGGCGGCCTCAGCCATTTCGTGGTCGACGAGGAGTTGGACCGCGGCCTGATCGAAGCGATCCGCACCAAGGATGTCGCCGCTCTCACCAGCATGGATCGGGCGAAGCTCAATTCAGGCAGCTCGGAAATCCGCAACTGGATCGCTACGGCGGGCGCGTGCGAACATCTCGACCTCGCCTGGTCGGAATATCTGCCCTGCTACCGCACCGAAGCGGGCACGGGCACGGGCGTTTGCTTCGCCGAGTGGCATTGA
- a CDS encoding YkgJ family cysteine cluster protein yields MTATPPADPRFAANAIPCDGCTLCCFNEQVILRPEAGDVLEDFDWEYIASDLYPGQRVPALKRDPATGHCVYLTETGCSIHERAPAICRRYHCARTFKALGRMSRSRRDILWAMGNVLDRAQVERGRDRLQRARELGLDHLIDTDAQVRAFERIADAHKSGRR; encoded by the coding sequence GTGACGGCGACGCCGCCAGCCGATCCCCGGTTCGCGGCCAATGCCATACCGTGTGACGGCTGCACGCTCTGCTGCTTCAACGAGCAGGTGATCCTGCGCCCCGAGGCGGGCGATGTGCTGGAGGATTTCGACTGGGAATATATCGCGAGCGATCTCTATCCGGGTCAGCGCGTCCCAGCGCTGAAACGCGATCCCGCGACCGGGCATTGCGTTTATCTGACGGAAACCGGCTGTTCGATCCACGAGCGCGCGCCCGCGATATGCCGGCGCTATCATTGCGCCCGCACCTTCAAGGCACTCGGCCGGATGTCGCGGTCCCGGCGGGACATATTATGGGCGATGGGCAATGTGCTGGACAGGGCGCAAGTCGAGCGCGGCCGCGACCGCCTCCAGCGCGCCCGCGAACTGGGGCTCGATCATCTGATCGACACGGACGCGCAGGTCCGGGCTTTCGAGCGCATCGCCGACGCCCACAAGTCCGGGCGGCGCTAG
- a CDS encoding amidohydrolase family protein — MIIDAHAHIVMTDADYAKMATLTGARNNPPQAAKLPAAEVAEKTARGLLAKMDQVGTDVQFLSPRPYLQMHSLGPAGVPLHWARYCNNLIHQQVEMFPDRLKGVAGLPQFRAESPANCVEELERCVRELGFIGCILNPDPTEGDALPPPGLGDRFWYPLYEKLVELDVPALIHSAGCCHPRESYTLKFINEGSIAVMSLLQSDVFKDFPTLKIVISHGGGAIPYQIGRFRAGAWRRGREFDQELRQLYFDTCLYSREGLELLFQVVGADNCLFGTERPGTGSVHNPHWGHDLDDLKPVIESIDFLTAEDKAKIFEGNARRIYRKAFA; from the coding sequence ATGATCATCGACGCCCACGCCCATATAGTGATGACCGACGCCGACTATGCGAAGATGGCGACGCTCACGGGCGCCCGCAACAATCCGCCCCAGGCCGCGAAGCTGCCGGCGGCGGAGGTGGCTGAGAAGACCGCGCGCGGCCTGCTCGCCAAGATGGACCAGGTAGGCACGGACGTCCAGTTCCTGTCGCCGCGCCCCTATCTCCAGATGCATTCGCTGGGACCGGCGGGCGTGCCGCTGCACTGGGCGCGCTATTGCAACAACCTGATCCACCAGCAGGTCGAGATGTTTCCGGATCGGCTGAAGGGCGTCGCCGGCCTGCCGCAGTTCCGCGCCGAGAGCCCGGCCAACTGCGTCGAGGAGCTGGAGCGCTGCGTCAGGGAGCTTGGCTTCATCGGCTGCATCCTCAATCCCGATCCCACCGAGGGCGACGCCCTGCCCCCGCCGGGCCTGGGCGATCGCTTCTGGTACCCGCTCTATGAGAAGCTCGTCGAGCTGGACGTGCCTGCGTTGATCCATTCGGCCGGCTGCTGCCACCCACGCGAAAGCTACACGCTGAAGTTCATCAACGAGGGCAGCATCGCCGTGATGTCGCTGTTGCAGTCGGACGTATTCAAGGACTTTCCGACGCTGAAGATCGTCATCTCGCACGGCGGCGGCGCGATCCCTTATCAGATCGGGCGTTTCCGTGCCGGCGCTTGGCGGCGCGGCCGCGAGTTCGACCAGGAACTGCGCCAGCTCTATTTCGACACCTGCCTCTATTCCAGGGAAGGGCTGGAGCTGCTCTTTCAGGTGGTCGGCGCCGACAATTGCCTGTTCGGCACCGAGCGGCCCGGCACCGGATCGGTCCATAATCCCCATTGGGGCCATGACCTCGACGATCTGAAGCCGGTGATCGAGAGCATCGACTTCCTCACCGCCGAGGACAAGGCCAAGATCTTCGAGGGCAATGCCCGCAGGATCTACCGCAAGGCCTTCGCTTGA
- a CDS encoding RidA family protein, whose translation MRQRSINIESIGHPQPIPLACRIGPILATGGIMGRDSETRVMPEDVAGQAANCFRNLALVLAEAGMDMGDVVKITCHVRDDGAREAINASWLEHYPDPAHRPARHTQIATLRGAVLIQLDALAVAKEAA comes from the coding sequence ATGCGCCAACGCAGCATCAATATCGAATCGATCGGCCATCCCCAGCCGATCCCGCTCGCCTGCCGGATCGGGCCGATCCTCGCCACCGGCGGCATCATGGGCCGGGATAGCGAAACGCGCGTCATGCCGGAGGATGTCGCCGGGCAGGCCGCCAATTGCTTCCGCAACCTGGCGCTCGTGCTGGCCGAGGCCGGCATGGACATGGGAGACGTGGTGAAGATCACCTGTCATGTCCGCGACGACGGCGCCAGGGAGGCGATCAACGCGTCCTGGCTGGAACATTATCCCGATCCGGCCCACCGGCCGGCGCGCCACACCCAGATCGCGACGCTGCGCGGCGCGGTCCTCATCCAACTCGACGCCCTGGCGGTAGCAAAGGAAGCGGCATGA